In one Acetobacter sp. genomic region, the following are encoded:
- a CDS encoding CHAP domain-containing protein, with protein MDLLRTSGFRRLAMATLTVAATNALLPSAGHARTRHAATKNISHRVHSISFNVVQHGYHTHYAPAYYGRWVRHNHYSSHVIQCVAFAKAESAVEIQGNARDWWYNAAGRYARGSAPEVGSVLNFRPIRRMPLGHVAVVTSALNSRVITIDQSHWGQSGISRNVRVVDVSPDNDWSAVRVELNGQKGSFGSIYPTFGFIYPHNAGASPVMTASAERMTLAADTGSEVAEAPEDVGTIEQNYRAPRRFHPMFRHHKAPRHKVHK; from the coding sequence ATGGATCTGCTGAGGACTTCTGGCTTCCGTCGTCTCGCTATGGCGACCCTCACAGTAGCGGCGACCAATGCACTGCTTCCCTCGGCGGGTCATGCCCGGACACGCCATGCCGCCACGAAAAACATCAGCCATCGCGTGCACAGCATCTCCTTCAATGTCGTGCAGCATGGCTACCACACCCATTATGCGCCCGCCTATTATGGTCGCTGGGTCCGGCACAACCACTACAGCAGCCATGTGATCCAGTGCGTGGCCTTCGCCAAGGCGGAATCCGCTGTTGAGATTCAGGGAAACGCACGTGACTGGTGGTACAACGCCGCCGGTCGTTATGCACGTGGCTCAGCCCCTGAAGTCGGAAGCGTCCTCAACTTCCGTCCGATCCGCCGCATGCCACTCGGTCATGTCGCTGTCGTGACCAGCGCTCTGAACAGCCGCGTCATCACCATCGACCAGTCTCACTGGGGCCAGAGCGGTATCAGCCGCAACGTCCGTGTCGTCGATGTTTCACCCGACAATGACTGGTCCGCTGTCCGCGTCGAACTGAACGGCCAGAAAGGATCATTCGGGTCGATTTATCCGACTTTCGGCTTCATCTATCCGCACAACGCAGGCGCATCTCCTGTCATGACCGCGTCTGCGGAGCGCATGACCCTCGCGGCCGACACCGGTTCGGAAGTTGCAGAAGCCCCCGAGGATGTCGGCACAATCGAGCAGAATTATCGTGCTCCCCGCCGTTTCCATCCGATGTTCCGCCATCACAAGGCTCCAAGGCACAAGGTCCACAAATAA
- a CDS encoding NAD-dependent epimerase/dehydratase family protein, with amino-acid sequence MTVLVTGAAGFIGFSTCLRLLTSGKQVIGLDSLNSYYDPALKGARLAQLAAFPNFTFRKIDIAVDDLLTVFTPFERRSLTEILHFAAQAGVRHSVAMPFDFADANVRGQVAVLELARQLPALRHIVYASSSSVYGRNAALPFRETDRVDQPGSFYAVSKRAAELTAECYHHLHQLPLTGLRFFTVYGPWGRPDMAYYLFARAIREGRPVTLYEGASLGRDFTFIDDAVDAICAIMELPPSDKARILNIGSNVPEPVSRLIGLLENFLDRKADIRLTPRPSADVEYTWASLEQIQKLIDWRPATSLETGLKQFSRWFLNYQYN; translated from the coding sequence GTGACAGTTCTGGTCACCGGGGCCGCCGGGTTTATTGGCTTCAGCACCTGCCTGCGTCTGCTGACGTCCGGAAAGCAGGTTATCGGGCTTGACAGTCTCAACAGCTATTACGATCCCGCGCTCAAGGGCGCACGCCTTGCCCAGCTCGCGGCTTTTCCGAATTTCACGTTCCGGAAAATCGACATTGCCGTCGATGACCTGCTGACAGTTTTCACCCCCTTCGAGCGACGCTCTCTGACCGAAATCCTGCATTTTGCGGCGCAGGCTGGCGTGCGTCATTCGGTCGCGATGCCGTTCGATTTTGCAGACGCCAATGTCCGGGGACAGGTCGCCGTTCTGGAGCTTGCCCGGCAGCTTCCCGCCTTGAGGCATATCGTATACGCCTCATCCTCCTCCGTTTACGGTCGCAACGCGGCGCTACCCTTCCGGGAAACAGACCGTGTGGACCAGCCCGGCTCCTTTTACGCGGTCTCCAAACGCGCCGCCGAGCTGACAGCGGAATGTTATCATCACCTCCATCAGCTTCCCCTGACTGGCCTGCGTTTTTTCACGGTCTATGGACCCTGGGGACGGCCTGACATGGCTTACTACCTATTCGCCAGAGCCATAAGGGAAGGACGCCCGGTCACGCTGTATGAAGGGGCCTCTCTCGGACGCGATTTCACCTTTATTGATGACGCGGTGGACGCCATCTGCGCGATCATGGAACTGCCGCCTTCCGACAAGGCGCGCATCCTGAATATCGGCAGCAATGTTCCTGAACCCGTGTCGCGGCTGATCGGCCTGCTCGAAAATTTTCTGGACCGGAAAGCGGACATCCGGCTCACTCCCCGTCCATCGGCGGATGTCGAATACACATGGGCTTCTCTTGAGCAGATTCAGAAACTGATCGACTGGCGTCCCGCTACATCGCTCGAAACCGGCCTGAAGCAGTTTTCACGCTGGTTTCTCAATTATCAGTACAACTGA
- a CDS encoding DUF192 domain-containing protein: protein MNRQTFGTLFLSLALASGGLSLILPAYADDAASGAPTAAQPPLPKETLTITSDSGKHEFTVEKATTLREQQVGEMFRTTLPADQGMIFLWSAPQQSDMWMENTLVPLDIVFIDADGRIQSITENAVPQSLARISSHGPAMATLELQGGTTAKLGIVVGDRVTSASLAAKMTPPTSVKKPH from the coding sequence GTGAACCGTCAGACGTTTGGCACTCTTTTCCTGTCCCTTGCGCTTGCTTCAGGCGGACTTTCGCTGATCCTTCCGGCCTATGCCGATGACGCCGCATCCGGCGCTCCCACAGCGGCCCAGCCGCCGCTTCCGAAAGAAACGCTGACAATCACCTCGGATTCCGGGAAGCACGAGTTCACAGTGGAAAAGGCCACGACCCTGCGCGAGCAGCAGGTCGGCGAGATGTTCCGCACGACCCTGCCCGCTGATCAGGGCATGATCTTCCTCTGGAGCGCGCCACAGCAGAGCGACATGTGGATGGAGAACACCCTCGTCCCACTCGACATCGTTTTCATCGATGCGGACGGGCGCATCCAGTCCATCACCGAGAATGCCGTGCCGCAGAGTCTGGCGCGTATCAGCAGCCATGGTCCGGCCATGGCCACCCTCGAACTTCAGGGGGGCACGACAGCGAAGCTGGGGATTGTTGTCGGGGACAGGGTGACATCCGCATCGCTGGCCGCAAAGATGACGCCGCCAACTTCCGTGAAAAAACCTCACTGA
- a CDS encoding MBL fold metallo-hydrolase has product MMSGTGRLITERLPVTPFHQNCSLVWNPATHRALVVDPGGDAERIHARIKEAGLTVDAILLTHGHLDHVGGTVALRALLADTQTGTPEVIGPTIHDEFLLTSVEEQARHFGLANLRSVSPDRYTADGDTLDLLGHHYQVLHVPGHTPGHVVFFDAAEQILFAGDTLFRGTIGRTDFSYGDSRQLVAAIREKLLPLGDEVVVVPGHGAPTKIGVERVNNQFLQ; this is encoded by the coding sequence ATGATGAGCGGCACAGGACGTCTGATTACGGAACGGCTTCCTGTAACGCCTTTCCATCAGAACTGTTCTCTGGTCTGGAACCCGGCGACGCACAGGGCCCTCGTGGTTGATCCGGGTGGGGACGCCGAGCGCATCCATGCCCGGATCAAAGAAGCCGGACTGACGGTGGACGCCATCCTTCTGACGCATGGTCATCTGGATCATGTCGGCGGCACCGTCGCCCTCAGAGCGCTTCTGGCCGACACGCAGACCGGCACGCCCGAGGTGATTGGCCCCACGATCCATGACGAATTCCTGCTGACCTCGGTCGAGGAGCAGGCCCGTCATTTCGGTCTGGCGAATCTCCGCAGCGTCAGCCCCGACCGATATACTGCCGATGGCGACACGCTCGATCTTCTCGGCCATCACTATCAGGTGCTGCATGTTCCCGGCCACACACCGGGCCACGTCGTGTTTTTCGACGCCGCCGAGCAGATTCTCTTCGCGGGCGACACACTGTTTCGCGGCACCATCGGACGCACCGACTTTTCCTATGGCGACAGCCGCCAACTGGTCGCAGCGATCCGCGAGAAGCTTCTTCCTCTCGGGGATGAAGTCGTCGTCGTGCCGGGACATGGCGCACCCACGAAAATCGGCGTGGAGCGGGTGAACAACCAGTTCCTTCAGTAA
- a CDS encoding host attachment protein, with protein MPNSFDGQVIYIVADGGKARVLQHKDGHMHEVSHFGAAEIAGSSDNGRGDFSVSDHHKEEFGKRVAIWMNDQLHGGGKPDGFVLAAPAKVLHVIRDHLAKPTQAKLIKSIDKDLTNIPVIDLASHFDIPETGWKTV; from the coding sequence ATGCCGAACAGTTTCGACGGACAAGTCATCTATATCGTTGCCGATGGCGGCAAGGCCCGCGTCCTTCAGCACAAGGACGGCCACATGCATGAAGTCTCCCACTTCGGAGCCGCTGAAATCGCAGGCTCTTCAGACAATGGTCGCGGTGATTTTTCCGTCTCCGACCATCACAAGGAAGAGTTCGGCAAACGCGTCGCCATATGGATGAACGACCAGCTTCATGGCGGCGGCAAGCCGGACGGTTTCGTTCTGGCGGCCCCGGCGAAGGTTCTCCACGTCATCCGTGACCATCTCGCCAAGCCGACACAGGCCAAGCTGATCAAGTCGATCGACAAGGATCTGACCAACATTCCGGTCATCGATCTGGCCTCCCACTTCGACATCCCGGAAACGGGCTGGAAGACCGTCTGA
- a CDS encoding XdhC family protein, translating into MPSSTHPIKLSCPFALAREWLAQGRAVAFATVVGTGGRSPRPLGSVMVMDDSGRVEGSVSGGCVEADVMSTAREVMAGAPPCVRSYGGEEMGLWSVGLACGGRLDVLVEAVRSPFSPEGTFPAELLSWIADRRVRGEALAIGTALDGSRHALLDGSRHALLAGDGPLFCPEGKVPPAIVDVMTGRVAAEEGGTVSPAETPDWFVQLLMPAPRLLIVGAVHIAQVLAAMASSAGYDVTIIDPRTSLATPERFPGIRLIDDWPDDALSAARPDRMTAIVTLTHDSKLDDPALVEALKGPAFYIGALGSRTTHVSRLERLRKAGVDEVSRDRIRGPVGLPIGAVDVEEIAIAIMADIVAVRRNAPLSRDVRWWSPRKVEA; encoded by the coding sequence ATGCCCAGCTCTACTCACCCCATAAAACTGTCCTGCCCGTTTGCTCTGGCTCGGGAGTGGCTCGCGCAGGGCAGGGCGGTCGCTTTCGCCACGGTCGTAGGAACCGGTGGACGTTCGCCGCGTCCGCTCGGCAGCGTCATGGTCATGGATGACAGCGGGCGTGTCGAGGGCTCCGTCAGTGGCGGATGTGTCGAGGCCGACGTCATGTCCACCGCGAGAGAGGTGATGGCCGGTGCGCCGCCCTGCGTCCGCAGCTACGGTGGGGAGGAGATGGGACTCTGGTCGGTAGGGTTGGCCTGCGGAGGACGTCTGGACGTGTTGGTTGAAGCGGTGCGGTCGCCGTTTTCGCCGGAAGGCACGTTTCCTGCCGAACTCCTCTCATGGATCGCTGATCGGCGTGTCAGGGGAGAGGCTCTCGCCATAGGCACGGCGCTGGACGGTTCACGCCACGCGCTACTGGACGGTTCACGCCACGCGCTACTGGCCGGAGATGGTCCGCTCTTCTGTCCCGAAGGGAAGGTGCCGCCTGCAATTGTCGATGTCATGACGGGGCGGGTCGCGGCAGAAGAGGGAGGAACTGTCAGTCCCGCAGAGACGCCGGACTGGTTTGTGCAACTGCTCATGCCCGCGCCCCGGCTGCTGATCGTGGGGGCAGTCCACATCGCGCAGGTTCTGGCCGCTATGGCCTCCAGCGCCGGCTATGACGTCACCATCATTGATCCTCGTACCAGTCTCGCGACACCGGAGCGTTTCCCCGGTATCAGGCTGATTGACGACTGGCCCGATGACGCCCTTTCGGCGGCCAGACCGGACAGGATGACGGCGATTGTCACGCTGACCCATGACAGCAAGCTGGACGACCCTGCTCTGGTGGAGGCCCTGAAAGGTCCGGCTTTCTATATCGGCGCTCTGGGCTCGCGCACGACGCATGTCTCGCGTCTGGAACGGTTGCGTAAAGCAGGCGTGGATGAGGTGTCACGCGACCGGATCAGGGGGCCGGTCGGCCTGCCGATCGGCGCTGTCGATGTCGAGGAAATTGCGATTGCCATCATGGCGGATATCGTCGCCGTGCGTCGGAACGCTCCGCTTTCCAGAGATGTCCGCTGGTGGTCGCCCCGAAAGGTAGAGGCGTGA
- a CDS encoding nucleotidyltransferase family protein, translated as MTQAGQVVAVVLAAGQSSRSGTQHKLLARDADGRTMLARTLAGVCASQVSGLCVVLPPSASDITSALQAVVRETCSGKHADIRISAAADKGLSASLKVGIAWAMEKRAGGCLVCLGDMPLVGSPVIDALIDRFHQGDVDVVLPEYQGQRGHPVLWSARCFPSLLTLTGDRGGKILLSDPTLVKAAVAADPSILTDFDTPNALQEFARMRATASF; from the coding sequence GTGACGCAAGCGGGCCAGGTCGTTGCTGTCGTTCTGGCGGCGGGTCAGTCGTCCCGGTCCGGGACACAGCACAAGCTGCTCGCCAGAGACGCGGATGGCCGGACCATGCTTGCCCGCACGCTTGCTGGAGTCTGCGCCAGTCAGGTGTCCGGGCTCTGTGTTGTTCTCCCACCTTCAGCGTCTGACATAACGAGTGCGCTTCAGGCGGTTGTAAGGGAAACATGCTCCGGTAAACATGCGGATATCCGGATATCCGCCGCAGCCGATAAAGGACTGTCCGCCTCCCTGAAAGTCGGTATCGCATGGGCAATGGAGAAACGGGCGGGCGGATGTCTCGTCTGTCTTGGTGACATGCCTCTGGTGGGCAGCCCGGTTATTGATGCGCTGATCGATCGCTTTCATCAGGGTGATGTCGATGTCGTTCTGCCGGAATATCAGGGACAGAGAGGGCATCCGGTTCTGTGGAGCGCCCGATGCTTTCCATCCCTGCTGACTTTGACGGGAGACCGGGGCGGAAAGATCCTGCTCTCCGACCCGACATTGGTAAAAGCGGCTGTCGCCGCCGATCCGTCCATATTGACGGATTTCGATACACCGAACGCGTTGCAGGAGTTTGCGCGAATGCGGGCGACGGCAAGCTTCTGA
- a CDS encoding isopenicillin N synthase family dioxygenase, with the protein MAVVQTGNGVRITGDEGLDVQRTAFTEIPVIDLAGMMSPDETERQETGAAVRKACTEVGFFYVRNHGVNPDVLARCYEESKAFFALPEAEKCLIHLRNSPNHRGYGPLLEENTNPDSQGDLHEAFDLAGDIPADDPDVLAGKALYGPNLWPTQPSGFKPAVLDCYKSLVKLGHVLFRAFALALELEEDYFLPLIRKPCAHMRILRYPPQEVVVSEKQIGIGAHSDYECFTILNQNGDSALQVLNAAGVWVEAPPIPDTFVINVGDMMARWTNDLFCSTLHRVINRSGRERYSIPLFFGPDYDTVISPLPSCQDADHPPLYPPIKAGDYVLSRFDETYDYRQSQPEKV; encoded by the coding sequence ATGGCTGTCGTTCAGACCGGAAATGGTGTCCGGATTACTGGCGATGAAGGACTGGACGTTCAGCGTACGGCCTTCACGGAAATACCGGTCATTGATCTCGCGGGCATGATGTCGCCGGACGAGACGGAACGGCAGGAAACTGGCGCCGCAGTCCGCAAGGCCTGCACTGAGGTTGGCTTTTTCTACGTGCGTAATCACGGGGTGAATCCGGATGTGCTGGCCCGGTGCTATGAAGAAAGCAAAGCTTTCTTCGCGCTGCCGGAGGCTGAAAAATGCCTTATCCATCTCAGGAACTCACCGAACCATCGCGGTTATGGGCCGCTGCTGGAAGAAAATACCAACCCTGACTCGCAGGGTGATCTGCATGAGGCTTTTGACCTTGCCGGTGATATTCCCGCCGATGATCCTGACGTGCTGGCGGGCAAGGCGCTGTATGGTCCCAATCTCTGGCCCACGCAGCCGTCCGGTTTCAAACCCGCCGTGCTCGACTGCTATAAAAGCCTTGTGAAACTGGGCCATGTGCTGTTTCGGGCTTTTGCTCTGGCCCTTGAACTGGAGGAAGATTACTTCCTGCCGCTGATCCGCAAACCCTGCGCGCATATGCGTATCCTTCGCTATCCGCCGCAGGAAGTCGTGGTCAGCGAAAAGCAGATCGGCATCGGCGCGCACTCGGATTATGAGTGTTTCACAATCCTGAACCAGAACGGTGACTCAGCGCTTCAGGTGCTGAACGCGGCTGGCGTGTGGGTGGAAGCGCCACCCATTCCGGATACGTTCGTCATCAATGTCGGGGACATGATGGCGCGCTGGACCAATGATCTGTTCTGTTCGACCCTGCATCGTGTCATCAACAGGTCAGGAAGAGAACGTTACTCCATCCCGCTTTTCTTCGGGCCTGATTATGACACGGTGATCAGCCCGCTGCCATCCTGTCAGGATGCGGACCATCCGCCGCTCTATCCGCCCATCAAGGCGGGAGACTACGTTCTCTCCCGTTTCGACGAGACGTATGACTATCGTCAGTCCCAGCCAGAAAAAGTCTGA
- a CDS encoding purine-cytosine permease family protein, which produces MQVEETGSAAVLERVPTHLRTTRVDRVFWSHFSPNLAPSAWVIGVLVVVLGLPGWTGFAVLLIGNLLGSLPVALCAVMGPETGLPQMEASRFSFGRIGKRLPSLINWANCVGWDAVNNVPSALAFILLLKMVGLAVPFWLALGILAFAQLLASMGGHDIVQAIEKYLGWVLLVSFAIVGVIAVFQSSGHGAVTPVAAPRFADIMIGIGAVSSFNMAWAAYASDYTRYVPPGTPSSRVFWLTFGGTFLSSFVMELFGLLTGAAISDPSPGSLIAALQNWSGVFAPVALAAVAFSSIAINAANDNTAAYALISGGVHVNRMLSAVVTAGMGYLLAVLGEGAFVSLYENYLLLALYWIAPWCGIVLADWYCRPAALKPLRMQTLHGWTSSATLFVVVTILTIGLFSSTPIYTGPVAAMLGGADVGYLLGFFMAALGQIALLSVRERRVSVARFQDA; this is translated from the coding sequence ATGCAAGTTGAGGAAACCGGTAGCGCGGCTGTTCTGGAACGCGTGCCTACCCATCTGCGGACAACCCGCGTGGATCGGGTTTTCTGGAGCCATTTCTCACCCAACCTTGCGCCTTCCGCATGGGTTATCGGTGTTCTGGTGGTGGTGCTTGGTTTGCCGGGATGGACCGGTTTCGCAGTTCTGCTGATCGGCAATCTCCTCGGCTCGCTGCCGGTGGCGCTCTGCGCCGTGATGGGGCCTGAAACCGGACTTCCCCAGATGGAAGCGTCACGTTTCTCATTCGGCCGGATTGGGAAACGCCTGCCGTCCCTGATCAACTGGGCGAACTGCGTCGGCTGGGACGCGGTCAACAACGTGCCATCCGCGTTGGCTTTCATTCTGCTGCTGAAAATGGTCGGTCTGGCCGTGCCGTTCTGGCTCGCTCTGGGGATTCTGGCATTCGCCCAGTTGCTGGCGAGCATGGGTGGCCACGACATTGTGCAGGCAATTGAGAAATATCTCGGCTGGGTCCTGCTGGTTTCGTTTGCGATTGTCGGTGTGATCGCCGTTTTCCAGTCGTCGGGGCACGGCGCCGTCACGCCGGTCGCTGCGCCGCGTTTTGCCGATATCATGATCGGCATTGGCGCGGTCAGCAGTTTCAATATGGCATGGGCGGCCTATGCGTCGGATTACACGCGCTACGTGCCGCCCGGTACACCTTCTTCGCGGGTATTTTGGCTGACCTTCGGTGGCACATTCCTTTCCTCCTTCGTCATGGAACTGTTCGGCTTGCTGACCGGGGCTGCGATCAGTGACCCGTCTCCGGGATCGCTCATTGCAGCCTTGCAGAACTGGTCTGGTGTTTTCGCACCCGTTGCTCTGGCTGCCGTGGCGTTTTCCTCCATCGCGATCAATGCCGCGAACGACAATACCGCCGCCTACGCGCTGATTTCCGGAGGCGTGCATGTCAACCGCATGCTGAGCGCTGTGGTGACGGCGGGCATGGGTTATCTTCTTGCCGTGCTGGGTGAAGGAGCATTCGTGTCTCTCTACGAAAATTACCTGCTTCTCGCCCTTTATTGGATCGCGCCGTGGTGCGGGATCGTGCTGGCGGACTGGTATTGCCGTCCGGCTGCGCTGAAACCCTTGCGGATGCAGACACTGCACGGCTGGACATCTTCCGCAACACTGTTTGTCGTTGTGACGATTTTGACAATCGGCCTGTTCTCTTCGACGCCAATCTACACCGGGCCTGTCGCGGCGATGCTTGGGGGGGCGGACGTGGGTTATCTCCTCGGATTCTTCATGGCTGCTCTGGGACAGATCGCGCTGTTGAGTGTGCGTGAGCGGCGCGTGTCAGTCGCCCGTTTTCAGGATGCCTGA
- a CDS encoding cytosine deaminase translates to MMDLLLKNGVLPDGSRADIAIAGGKIAAIEAQFTGEAIETLDLEGYLVSPPFVDSHFHLDTTLTAGLIRHNASGTLLEGIQIWKETKPHLTEEDIYARARKLCEMTISQGTLAIRSHVDISDPDLKAVRALVRLRDDLKPWMTIQLVAFPQDGFFRMAGAADLLVRALDMGLDLVGGIPHYERTTLQGGESIDALFRLAADRGLPIDMHCDETDDPNSRHVETMAACAITYGLQGRVTGSHLTSMHSMDNAYVDKLIALMAESGLAAVSNPLINMTLSGRYDTYPKRRGLTRVPELLRAGVPVGFGHDCVMDPWYRLGSHDMLDVASMGLHAAQMTSESEMAACFSSVTDMAAGILGLDSYGLKVGNPADLVVLQACSVFDALRLRPCRLYVLRNGRIISRTAPRLSQLKLSEDRTVDLARI, encoded by the coding sequence ATGATGGACCTGCTTCTCAAAAACGGCGTTCTGCCCGATGGCAGCCGGGCGGACATCGCCATCGCTGGTGGAAAAATCGCTGCTATTGAAGCGCAGTTTACAGGCGAGGCTATCGAGACGCTGGATCTGGAGGGTTATCTTGTCTCTCCGCCTTTCGTGGACAGCCATTTTCATCTTGATACGACACTGACAGCGGGCCTGATCCGTCACAATGCCAGCGGCACCCTTCTGGAAGGCATTCAGATATGGAAGGAAACAAAACCCCACCTGACGGAAGAGGATATTTACGCCCGTGCCCGCAAGCTGTGCGAGATGACCATCTCGCAGGGTACGCTCGCCATTCGGTCACACGTTGATATCAGCGACCCTGACCTGAAAGCGGTGCGTGCGCTGGTGCGCCTGCGGGACGATCTGAAACCGTGGATGACGATCCAGCTTGTCGCCTTTCCACAGGATGGCTTTTTCCGGATGGCGGGGGCAGCGGACCTGCTGGTCAGGGCGCTCGACATGGGGCTCGATCTGGTCGGCGGCATCCCCCATTACGAACGCACGACGCTTCAGGGTGGTGAGTCGATCGACGCGCTGTTCCGGCTGGCGGCTGACCGTGGCCTGCCGATAGACATGCATTGTGACGAAACGGACGATCCGAATTCGCGTCATGTCGAGACGATGGCGGCCTGCGCGATAACATACGGATTGCAGGGCAGGGTGACAGGCTCCCACCTGACCTCGATGCACTCCATGGATAACGCGTATGTCGATAAACTGATCGCGCTGATGGCGGAATCAGGTCTTGCGGCGGTTTCGAACCCCCTGATCAACATGACGCTGTCCGGGCGCTACGATACCTACCCCAAACGCAGGGGACTGACACGCGTTCCCGAACTGCTGCGTGCAGGCGTGCCGGTCGGGTTCGGTCATGACTGTGTGATGGACCCGTGGTACCGCCTCGGCAGTCACGACATGCTGGACGTGGCGTCCATGGGACTGCACGCCGCGCAGATGACCAGCGAGAGCGAGATGGCGGCCTGTTTCAGCAGCGTCACCGATATGGCGGCGGGTATTCTCGGACTGGACTCTTACGGGTTGAAGGTCGGCAATCCGGCTGATCTCGTTGTTCTACAGGCCTGCTCGGTGTTCGATGCGCTGCGGCTGCGCCCCTGTCGTCTCTATGTGCTGAGAAACGGCCGGATCATTTCACGGACAGCACCGCGTCTCAGCCAGTTGAAGCTATCCGAGGACCGGACGGTCGATCTGGCGCGCATCTGA
- the fzlA gene encoding FtsZ-binding protein FzlA yields MRILHHFPLSPYCRKVRLTLGEKRLPFEPLTERVWENRPEFARLNPAQEVPVLVEDNGLVVPDSSVICEYLEEAYPDPCLLGRTLAERVEVRRLVAWFDTVFARDVTRKLLGEKVFKRLSGRGNPDGTALREGYANIRPHLDYIGQLAEARTWLAGGTLSLADFAAAAHVSCLDFIGDIDWSKQPAAREWYARVKSRPCFRPLLNDRVPGMNPPDYYANLDF; encoded by the coding sequence ATGCGAATCCTTCATCATTTTCCCCTGTCACCCTATTGCCGCAAAGTCCGGCTGACACTGGGTGAAAAACGTCTTCCGTTCGAGCCGCTGACAGAGCGCGTCTGGGAGAACCGTCCTGAATTCGCCCGCCTGAATCCAGCGCAGGAAGTGCCGGTTCTGGTGGAGGACAACGGGCTCGTGGTTCCGGATTCATCGGTGATCTGCGAATATCTGGAAGAAGCCTACCCAGACCCGTGCCTTCTTGGACGGACCCTCGCCGAACGCGTTGAGGTGCGTCGTCTGGTCGCGTGGTTCGACACGGTTTTCGCCCGTGACGTGACCCGCAAGCTGCTTGGCGAGAAAGTATTCAAACGCCTGAGCGGACGGGGCAACCCGGACGGCACCGCCCTGCGGGAAGGATATGCCAATATTCGTCCGCATCTGGACTATATCGGCCAACTCGCCGAGGCGCGGACCTGGCTCGCGGGTGGAACGCTGTCTCTGGCTGACTTCGCTGCCGCCGCGCATGTCTCCTGCCTCGACTTCATCGGTGATATCGACTGGAGCAAGCAGCCTGCAGCCCGTGAGTGGTATGCGCGCGTCAAGTCCCGCCCGTGCTTCCGTCCACTGCTGAACGACCGGGTGCCCGGCATGAACCCGCCGGACTACTACGCCAATCTGGATTTCTGA
- the minC gene encoding septum site-determining protein MinC: protein MACRTIFQSRNEPQIVTSSTASADPASLPRIRAGGRSFLALVLTPEAPLDIWLVALDHQIGRSAGFFAGKPIILDLTLVPLDTPGLADLLPSLEERSIRVIGIEGADRDEEVFSGWNWPEGLSGGRSTAEEDIPADSVDEPEPAPGALIVEDPVRSGQHIVWAEGDVIILGSVASGAEVSAGGSIHVYGALRGRAIAGMVGRPEARIFARVMEPELLAIDGFYAIAEEMSQDLIGKPSQAVLVDEVLTLKPLT, encoded by the coding sequence ATGGCGTGCCGGACAATTTTTCAGAGCAGGAACGAGCCCCAGATCGTGACGTCATCTACAGCTTCCGCCGATCCAGCAAGCCTGCCGCGCATCAGGGCCGGTGGACGTTCCTTCCTTGCGCTGGTGCTGACGCCCGAAGCTCCGCTCGATATCTGGCTTGTCGCTCTGGACCATCAGATCGGTCGCTCCGCCGGTTTTTTCGCTGGTAAGCCGATTATCCTCGATCTCACGCTTGTTCCGCTGGACACGCCGGGTCTTGCCGACCTGTTGCCCTCGCTTGAGGAGCGCAGCATCCGCGTTATCGGGATTGAGGGCGCGGATCGGGATGAAGAGGTTTTCTCGGGCTGGAACTGGCCTGAGGGGCTGAGTGGCGGGCGTTCGACAGCCGAAGAAGACATTCCTGCCGATTCCGTCGATGAACCTGAGCCCGCGCCCGGCGCACTGATTGTGGAAGATCCCGTGCGTTCCGGGCAGCATATTGTCTGGGCGGAAGGTGATGTGATCATTCTCGGCTCGGTCGCATCGGGCGCTGAAGTCTCCGCCGGCGGCTCGATCCATGTCTATGGAGCGCTCAGGGGACGCGCCATTGCAGGGATGGTGGGTCGTCCGGAAGCCCGGATATTCGCCCGGGTGATGGAGCCTGAACTGCTGGCCATTGACGGCTTCTATGCGATTGCCGAAGAAATGTCGCAGGATCTGATCGGAAAACCATCGCAGGCCGTACTCGTTGACGAAGTGCTTACTCTTAAGCCTCTAACGTAA